One window of Phalacrocorax carbo chromosome 1, bPhaCar2.1, whole genome shotgun sequence genomic DNA carries:
- the LOC104047799 gene encoding LOW QUALITY PROTEIN: olfactory receptor 51E2-like (The sequence of the model RefSeq protein was modified relative to this genomic sequence to represent the inferred CDS: inserted 1 base in 1 codon) encodes MSVLPPKALEDRQNQVLPSPLPFCSSRVLSHSFCLHQDVMNLACANTTPSMVYGLTAILLVMGLDAVLICLSYILILKAVLXLASWKERLKVFSTCIAHICVVLAFYVPLIGLSVVHRFGKGLAPLVHITMGNIYILVPAVLNPIIYGVRTRQIQRRILKLIEISSDRTAQ; translated from the exons ATGTCTGTGCTGCCGCCGAAAGCCCTCG AGGACAGACAGAACCAAGTCCTGCCTTCGCcccttcccttctgcagctCGCGGGTGCTGTCACACTCCTTCTGCCTGCACCAGGACGTGATGAACCTGGCCTGCGCCAACACCACCCCCAGCATGGTGTACGGCCTCACCGCCATCCTGCTGGTCATGGGGCTGGACGCCGTCCTCATCTGCCTCTCCTACATCCTCATCCTCAAGGCTGTCT CGCTGGCATCGTGGAAGGAGAGGCTCAAGGTGTTCAGCACCTGCATTGCCCACATCTGTGTGGTCCTGGCCTTCTACGTGCCCCTGATCGGGCTGTCCGTGGTGCACAGATTTGGGAAGGGCCTGGCTCCACTGGTCCACATCACCATGGGGAACATCTACATCCTGGTGCCTGCTGTGCTCAACCCCATCATCTATGGGGTGAGGACCAGACAGATACAGAGGAGGATCCtgaaattaattgaaatttCCAGTGACAGAACTGCCCAATGA
- the LOC104047798 gene encoding olfactory receptor 51H1: MSSSNRTGSSALAFVLTGIPGLLMSSYWMALPLCCLYLLMLLGNCTLIWMIKTEHSLHTPMYYFLSMLAVADLGLSLSTLPTMLAVFWFESTSLCFEACVVQMYFIHSFSTIESGVLVAMAFDRFVAICYPLQYASVLMSSLIMKVAGAIFMRGICVVLPVAILIKKMPFCGSHVLSHSFCLHQDMLRLVCGDIRVSSLYGLIAVILTKGLDSLTILLSYVMIIRAILNIASHEARAKAFSTCISHLCAVLIFYIPLIGLSIIHRFGKHLPPLTHMVLADAYLLVPPVLNPLVYSWKTKQIRRRILILLCRRGSQQQV, from the coding sequence ATGTCATCTTCCAATAGGACTGGGTCCAGTGCCCTGGCCTTCGTCCTCACCGGGATTCCTGGTCTGCTGATGAGCAGCTACTGGATGGCGttgcctctctgctgcctgtATCTCCTCATGCTCCTGGGGAACTGCACCTTAATCTGGATGATAAAGACAGAGCACAGCCTCCATACACCAATGTACTATTTCCTCTCCATGCTGGCCGTGGCAGACCTGGGCTTGTCTCTCTCCACCCTGCCCACCATGCTGGCCGTTTTCTGGTTTGAGTCCACCTCCCTCTGTTTTGAGGCGTGCGTCGTTCAGATGTACTTCATCCACTCCTTCTCTACCATTGAGTCTGGGGTCCTGGTGGCCATGGCCTTTGACCGCTTTGTTGCTATTTGCTACCCTTTGCAATACGCCTCTGTCCTGATGAGTTCCCTGATAATGAAGGTGGCGGGGGCGATCTTCATGCGGGGCATCTGTGTGGTACTACCTGTTGCCATCCTTATTAAGAAGATGCCTTTCTGCGGGTCCCATGTCCTGTCTCACTCCTTCTGTCTGCACCAGGACATGCTGAGGCTGGTTTGTGGGGACATCAGGGTCAGCAGCTTGTATGGGCTCATCGCAGTGATACTCACCAAGGGCCTGGACTCCCTGACCATCCTCCTGTCCTACGTGATGATCATCAGAGCCATCTTGAACATCGCCTCCCACGAAGCACGAGCCAAAGCCTTTAGCACATGCATCTCCCACCTCTGTGCTGTCCTGATCTTCTACATCCCGCTCATTGGCTTGTCCATCATCCACAGGTTTGGGAAGCACCTGCCCCCCCTCACTCACATGGTCCTGGCTGACGCCTATCTCCTGGTGCCTCCTGTCCTGAACCCACTCGTGTACAGCTGGAAAACCAAGCAGATCCGCAGGCGGATCCTCATCCTGCTCTGTCGGAGAGGGTCCCAGCAGCAAGTTTAG